In one Candidatus Polarisedimenticolaceae bacterium genomic region, the following are encoded:
- the fusA gene encoding elongation factor G, which produces MAITDLSRVRNIGISAHIDSGKTTLTERVLFYTQRIRVIHDVKGKDGVGAKMDSMDLERERGITIQSAATHCEWDGHHINIIDTPGHVDFTIEVERSLRVLDGAVLVLCAVAGVQSQSMTVDRQMRRYNVPRLAFVNKSDRAGANPFRVTEQLREKLKHNAVLMQIPIGLENDFEGVVDLVEMKAYYFDGDNGEVRRTEEIPERLRADAEAKRAEMLDAVSMFSDELMEAVLEERATTEMIRRAIRKGTLSLKLTPVFIGSAYKNKGVQPLLDAVTQYLPDPTEVENVALDLDKDEEKIVLAPDPDQPLVALAFKLEEGRFGQLTYLRVYQGKLKKGDSIVNARTGRDVRVGRLVRMHADEMEDISESTTGDIVALFGVDCASGDTFTSDKVHYAMTSMHVPAPVIHLTIKPKDKKAQANLGKALQRFTKEDPTFHARVDEESGETVISGMGELHLDVYVERMKREYNAEVETGAPQVAYREAVTRKAEFNYLHKKQTGGSGQYGKVGGYFEPYPDGDFEFVNDTFGGSIPSEFIPSVEKGFRSMLKKGRLIGFPVTNLRIVINDGAAHAVDSSDNAFQAAARGAFRECYPRAKPAILEPIMKVAVEGPTEFQGQFVRTIMQRRGIIVGTTEQEGFVRVEADVPLAEMFGYSTDLRSSSQGKAEYTMEFSRYAPVPGEVSQELIKKYGTGTKEDEE; this is translated from the coding sequence ATGGCGATCACCGACCTGTCACGCGTCCGTAACATCGGCATCAGCGCGCACATCGACTCGGGGAAGACGACGCTCACCGAGCGCGTCCTCTTCTACACGCAGCGCATCCGGGTCATTCACGACGTCAAGGGCAAGGACGGCGTCGGCGCCAAGATGGACTCGATGGACCTCGAGCGCGAGCGCGGCATCACGATCCAATCCGCCGCGACGCACTGTGAGTGGGACGGACACCACATCAACATCATCGACACGCCGGGCCACGTCGATTTCACGATCGAGGTCGAGCGGTCGCTGCGCGTTCTCGACGGCGCGGTGCTCGTCCTCTGCGCGGTCGCCGGAGTGCAGTCGCAGTCGATGACGGTCGATCGCCAGATGCGCCGGTACAACGTGCCGCGCCTGGCCTTCGTCAACAAGTCCGACCGTGCTGGGGCGAACCCGTTCCGCGTCACCGAGCAGCTCCGGGAGAAGCTCAAGCACAACGCCGTCCTCATGCAGATCCCGATCGGCCTCGAAAACGATTTCGAGGGGGTCGTCGATCTCGTCGAGATGAAGGCCTACTACTTCGACGGCGACAACGGCGAGGTCCGCCGCACCGAGGAGATCCCGGAGCGCCTGCGCGCCGACGCCGAGGCGAAGCGGGCGGAGATGCTCGACGCGGTGTCGATGTTTTCCGACGAGCTCATGGAGGCGGTCCTCGAAGAGCGCGCCACGACCGAGATGATCCGGAGAGCGATCCGCAAAGGCACGCTCTCGCTCAAGCTCACCCCCGTGTTCATCGGCAGCGCCTACAAGAACAAGGGCGTGCAGCCGCTCCTCGACGCGGTGACCCAGTACCTGCCCGACCCGACCGAGGTCGAGAACGTGGCGCTCGATCTCGACAAGGACGAAGAGAAGATCGTCCTGGCGCCCGACCCCGATCAGCCGCTCGTCGCGCTCGCGTTCAAGCTCGAGGAGGGCCGGTTCGGCCAGCTCACCTACCTGCGGGTCTACCAGGGCAAGCTCAAGAAGGGCGATTCGATCGTGAACGCCAGGACCGGACGCGACGTGCGCGTCGGCCGCCTCGTCCGCATGCACGCCGACGAGATGGAGGACATCTCGGAATCCACGACGGGCGACATCGTCGCGCTCTTCGGCGTCGACTGCGCGTCGGGCGACACGTTCACGTCGGACAAGGTCCACTACGCGATGACGTCGATGCACGTTCCGGCGCCGGTCATCCACCTCACGATCAAGCCGAAGGACAAGAAGGCGCAGGCCAACCTCGGCAAGGCGCTTCAGCGATTCACGAAGGAAGATCCGACCTTTCACGCCCGCGTCGACGAAGAGTCGGGCGAGACGGTCATCTCCGGGATGGGCGAGCTTCACCTCGACGTGTACGTCGAGCGAATGAAGCGCGAGTACAACGCCGAGGTCGAGACCGGCGCGCCGCAGGTCGCCTATCGCGAGGCGGTCACGCGCAAGGCCGAGTTCAACTATCTCCACAAGAAGCAGACCGGCGGCTCGGGCCAGTACGGCAAGGTGGGCGGCTACTTCGAGCCCTACCCCGACGGCGACTTCGAGTTCGTCAACGACACCTTCGGCGGGTCGATCCCGTCGGAGTTCATCCCGTCGGTCGAGAAGGGCTTCCGTTCGATGCTCAAGAAGGGGCGGCTCATCGGCTTCCCCGTCACGAACCTCCGCATCGTCATCAACGACGGCGCGGCGCACGCGGTCGACTCGTCGGACAACGCGTTCCAGGCGGCGGCCCGCGGCGCATTCCGCGAGTGCTATCCGCGCGCGAAGCCGGCGATCCTCGAGCCGATCATGAAGGTCGCCGTCGAAGGTCCGACGGAGTTCCAGGGGCAGTTCGTCCGGACGATCATGCAGCGCCGCGGCATCATCGTCGGCACGACCGAGCAGGAAGGCTTCGTCCGCGTCGAGGCCGACGTGCCTCTCGCCGAGATGTTCGGCTATTCGACCGATCTGCGGTCGTCGTCCCAGGGCAAGGCCGAGTACACGATGGAATTCTCGCGTTATGCTCCGGTTCCCGGCGAGGTCAGCCAGGAGCTGATCAAGAAGTACGGCACCGGCACCAAGGAAGACGAGGAGTAG